In one window of Shewanella goraebulensis DNA:
- a CDS encoding sugar O-acetyltransferase: protein MTEKEKMLAGQAYDAWEPELLALRANAKKLCHQFNQLCPSENDKRNQIINALISPKGKCHIEANFFCDYGINIEVGDNFYANHNLVILDVCKVKVGNNVMFGPNVMLSTATHPLDAIERRSTEYGKPIVIGNDVWLGGNVSILPGITIGDKAVIGAGSVVTKDIAGNGVYAGNPCKFIKPLV from the coding sequence ATGACAGAAAAAGAGAAGATGCTAGCAGGTCAAGCCTATGATGCGTGGGAACCTGAATTACTGGCATTAAGAGCCAATGCCAAAAAGTTATGCCATCAGTTTAATCAACTTTGTCCGTCTGAGAATGATAAGCGTAATCAAATTATTAACGCACTGATTTCACCAAAGGGTAAGTGTCATATTGAGGCTAATTTTTTCTGTGATTACGGCATTAATATCGAAGTTGGTGATAACTTTTATGCTAATCATAACTTAGTCATATTAGATGTTTGCAAGGTAAAGGTTGGCAATAATGTCATGTTTGGCCCTAACGTGATGCTTTCCACTGCAACTCATCCTCTTGATGCAATCGAAAGGCGCTCAACAGAATACGGTAAACCCATCGTTATAGGTAATGATGTCTGGCTTGGGGGAAATGTTTCTATTTTGCCTGGCATAACTATTGGTGATAAAGCGGTGATAGGTGCTGGAAGCGTTGTCACCAAAGATATTGCCGGCAATGGTGTATATGCCGGCAATCCATGTAAGTTTATTAAACCCCTCGTTTAG